One Bos taurus isolate L1 Dominette 01449 registration number 42190680 breed Hereford chromosome 3, ARS-UCD2.0, whole genome shotgun sequence DNA window includes the following coding sequences:
- the RWDD3 gene encoding RWD domain-containing protein 3 isoform X1: protein MDTDIPLQLVFHLPLSYPYCLPGIVVNSKHLTRAQCEIVKEKLLEQAETLLLEPMVHELVLWIQENLRHILKCPEAGGGSEKCSSAASMTVDDGLWMTLLHLDHMRAKAKYVKTVEKWASDLRLTGRLMFMGKIILILLQGDRNDIKEYLILQKTCKVDVDSSGKKCKEKMISVLFETKVQTEHKRFLAFEVKEYSSLDELQKEFETTGLKKLFSECVLRLVK from the exons ATGGATACGGATATACCCTTGCAGTTGGTATTCCACTTACCGCTCAGTTACCCGTACTGTCTACCTGGTATTGTGGTGAACTCCAAGCACTTGACCAGGGCCCAGTGTGAAATCGTGAAGGAGAAGTTACTGGAGCAAGCAGAGACCCTTTTGTTGGAACCTATGGTTCATGAGCTGGTTCTCTGGATTCAAGAAAACCTCAGGCACATCCTCAAGTGCCCAGAAGCAGGAGGTGGCAGTGAAAAGTGCTCTTCTGCAGCAAGCATGACTGTGGATGATGGGTTGTGGATGACTCTTTTGCATTTAGATCACATGAGAGCGAAGGCTAAATATGTCAAAACTGTGGAGAAGTGGGCTTCTGATTTAAGGCTGACAGGAAGACTGATGTTCATGGGTAAAATCATACTGATTTTACTGCAGGGAGACAGAAATGACATCAAG GAGTACCTGATTCTTCAGAAAACTTGCAAAGTGGATGTGGACTCAAgtggaaagaaatgcaaagagaaaatgaTTAGTGTACTGTTTGAAACAAAAGTACAGACAGAACACAAAAG GTTTCTGGCATTTGAAGTCAAAGAGTATTCATCGTTGGATGAGTTACAAAAGGAATTTGAAACTACAGGACTTAAGAAGCTTTTCTCTGAATGTGTACTTAGGCTGGTAAAATGA
- the RWDD3 gene encoding RWD domain-containing protein 3 isoform X2 has product MAEPVRQELSALAAIFCGPDEWEVLSLSETDGAVFRILTKAEGFMDTDIPLQLVFHLPLSYPYCLPGIVVNSKHLTRAQCEIVKEKLLEQAETLLLEPMVHELVLWIQENLRHILKCPEAGGGSEKCSSAASMTVDDGLWMTLLHLDHMRAKAKYVKTVEKWASDLRLTGRLMFMGVPDSSENLQSGCGLKWKEMQREND; this is encoded by the exons ATGGCGGAGCCGGTGCGGCAGGAGCTCTCGGCCCTGGCAGCGATTTTCTGCGGGCCTGACGAGTGGGAAGTGCTGAGTCTCTCAG AGACAGATGGGGCTGTGTTCAGAATTCTCACGAAAGCCGAAGGATTTATGGATACGGATATACCCTTGCAGTTGGTATTCCACTTACCGCTCAGTTACCCGTACTGTCTACCTGGTATTGTGGTGAACTCCAAGCACTTGACCAGGGCCCAGTGTGAAATCGTGAAGGAGAAGTTACTGGAGCAAGCAGAGACCCTTTTGTTGGAACCTATGGTTCATGAGCTGGTTCTCTGGATTCAAGAAAACCTCAGGCACATCCTCAAGTGCCCAGAAGCAGGAGGTGGCAGTGAAAAGTGCTCTTCTGCAGCAAGCATGACTGTGGATGATGGGTTGTGGATGACTCTTTTGCATTTAGATCACATGAGAGCGAAGGCTAAATATGTCAAAACTGTGGAGAAGTGGGCTTCTGATTTAAGGCTGACAGGAAGACTGATGTTCATGG GAGTACCTGATTCTTCAGAAAACTTGCAAAGTGGATGTGGACTCAAgtggaaagaaatgcaaagagaaaatgaTTAG
- the RWDD3 gene encoding RWD domain-containing protein 3, producing MAEPVRQELSALAAIFCGPDEWEVLSLSETDGAVFRILTKAEGFMDTDIPLQLVFHLPLSYPYCLPGIVVNSKHLTRAQCEIVKEKLLEQAETLLLEPMVHELVLWIQENLRHILKCPEAGGGSEKCSSAASMTVDDGLWMTLLHLDHMRAKAKYVKTVEKWASDLRLTGRLMFMGKIILILLQGDRNDIKEYLILQKTCKVDVDSSGKKCKEKMISVLFETKVQTEHKRFLAFEVKEYSSLDELQKEFETTGLKKLFSECVLRLVK from the exons ATGGCGGAGCCGGTGCGGCAGGAGCTCTCGGCCCTGGCAGCGATTTTCTGCGGGCCTGACGAGTGGGAAGTGCTGAGTCTCTCAG AGACAGATGGGGCTGTGTTCAGAATTCTCACGAAAGCCGAAGGATTTATGGATACGGATATACCCTTGCAGTTGGTATTCCACTTACCGCTCAGTTACCCGTACTGTCTACCTGGTATTGTGGTGAACTCCAAGCACTTGACCAGGGCCCAGTGTGAAATCGTGAAGGAGAAGTTACTGGAGCAAGCAGAGACCCTTTTGTTGGAACCTATGGTTCATGAGCTGGTTCTCTGGATTCAAGAAAACCTCAGGCACATCCTCAAGTGCCCAGAAGCAGGAGGTGGCAGTGAAAAGTGCTCTTCTGCAGCAAGCATGACTGTGGATGATGGGTTGTGGATGACTCTTTTGCATTTAGATCACATGAGAGCGAAGGCTAAATATGTCAAAACTGTGGAGAAGTGGGCTTCTGATTTAAGGCTGACAGGAAGACTGATGTTCATGGGTAAAATCATACTGATTTTACTGCAGGGAGACAGAAATGACATCAAG GAGTACCTGATTCTTCAGAAAACTTGCAAAGTGGATGTGGACTCAAgtggaaagaaatgcaaagagaaaatgaTTAGTGTACTGTTTGAAACAAAAGTACAGACAGAACACAAAAG GTTTCTGGCATTTGAAGTCAAAGAGTATTCATCGTTGGATGAGTTACAAAAGGAATTTGAAACTACAGGACTTAAGAAGCTTTTCTCTGAATGTGTACTTAGGCTGGTAAAATGA